The following coding sequences are from one Caldibacillus debilis DSM 16016 window:
- a CDS encoding ArsR/SmtB family transcription factor, which produces MRRDDTCEIYCYNEEKVYRIRGKLQKEDLSGVARLFKTLADENRAKIVYSLCQEEELCVCDIANIIGTTVATASHHLRTLYKQGAVKYRKEGKLVFYSLDDVHMKQLIMIASSHEKEGKAHV; this is translated from the coding sequence TTGCGGAGGGATGATACATGCGAAATTTATTGTTATAACGAAGAAAAAGTCTACCGGATCCGAGGAAAATTGCAAAAAGAAGATCTGTCCGGCGTTGCCCGGCTGTTTAAAACCCTTGCCGATGAAAATCGGGCAAAAATCGTTTATTCCCTTTGCCAAGAGGAAGAGCTATGCGTATGCGATATTGCCAATATCATCGGGACCACCGTGGCAACCGCCTCCCATCATTTGCGGACCCTTTATAAACAGGGGGCCGTCAAATATCGAAAAGAGGGAAAGCTGGTGTTTTATTCCCTGGATGATGTCCACATGAAACAGTTGATCATGATTGCGTCATCCCATGAGAAAGAGGGAAAGGCCCATGTCTGA
- a CDS encoding lipoate--protein ligase — MLFIDNKGITDPRINLAIEEYALKHLDINETYLLFYINRPSIIIGRNQNTIEEINTDYVEKNDIIVVRRLSGGGAVYHDLGNLNFSFITKDDGDSFHNFRKFTEPVIRALNKLGVKAELQGRNDIVVEGRKVSGNAQFSTGGRMFSHGTLLLNTELENVAKALKVKKEKIESKGIKSVRSRVANISEFLPEPMTIEEFRSFLLKNIFEGEEKIPEYVLTEKDWEKIDEISRNRYQKWEWNYGKSPKFNIQHSKRFPIGSIDVRLEVDKGIIQNCKIYGDFFGVGDVADIEKRLTGVRYDREAMAEALKDVDLKHYFGNIEREEFFAFLY; from the coding sequence ATGCTGTTTATCGACAACAAAGGAATCACCGATCCGAGGATCAATCTGGCCATCGAGGAATACGCCTTAAAGCATTTGGACATCAATGAAACCTATTTGCTCTTTTACATCAACCGCCCTTCGATCATCATCGGGCGCAATCAGAACACCATCGAAGAAATCAATACGGATTATGTGGAAAAAAACGATATCATTGTCGTCCGCAGGCTGTCCGGCGGAGGGGCCGTCTATCACGATCTGGGGAATTTGAACTTCAGCTTCATCACGAAGGACGACGGGGACAGCTTCCACAATTTCCGGAAATTCACCGAACCGGTCATCCGAGCCCTGAACAAACTCGGGGTGAAGGCGGAATTGCAAGGGCGGAATGATATCGTCGTCGAGGGCAGAAAAGTTTCCGGAAACGCCCAATTTTCCACCGGCGGAAGGATGTTCAGCCACGGGACCCTCCTGCTGAATACGGAACTGGAAAATGTGGCCAAAGCGCTGAAGGTGAAAAAGGAAAAAATCGAGTCGAAGGGGATCAAATCGGTCCGGAGCCGCGTCGCCAACATTTCCGAATTTTTGCCGGAACCGATGACGATTGAGGAGTTCCGTTCCTTCCTCCTGAAAAACATTTTTGAAGGGGAGGAAAAGATTCCCGAATACGTGCTGACGGAAAAGGATTGGGAAAAGATCGACGAAATTTCCAGGAACCGCTATCAGAAATGGGAATGGAACTACGGAAAATCCCCGAAATTCAATATCCAGCATTCCAAACGTTTCCCGATCGGTTCGATCGACGTCCGCCTCGAAGTGGACAAGGGGATCATCCAAAACTGCAAAATCTACGGCGATTTCTTCGGCGTCGGCGATGTGGCCGACATCGAAAAGAGGCTGACCGGCGTCCGCTACGACAGAGAGGCCATGGCCGAAGCTTTGAAGGATGTGGACTTGAAACATTATTTCGGAAATATCGAAAGGGAAGAATTCTTCGCCTTTCTCTATTGA
- a CDS encoding MBL fold metallo-hydrolase — MQLTVIGCWGGYPKANEASTGYLLEHKGFKLLLDCGSGVLSKLQQYTAPMDLDAVLISHYHADHVADIGVLQYAIQIQNLVTGTDKNLPIYGHTLDPDGFAKLTWKGATTGVAYEKGQELRIGPFSIAMLETIHPVPCFAFRIEADGEVFAYTADSAYKEEFADLAKGADLFLCECNFYEHMDGKAAGHMNSREAGTLAEKAGVKELMLTHLPHFGDVEQLAEEAKKYFNGPVQLAKSGLIWKKG, encoded by the coding sequence TTGCAATTGACGGTCATTGGCTGCTGGGGAGGGTACCCGAAGGCGAATGAGGCAAGCACGGGGTACCTGCTGGAGCACAAGGGGTTTAAACTGCTTCTCGATTGCGGAAGCGGCGTCCTTTCCAAACTGCAGCAGTACACCGCTCCAATGGATCTGGACGCAGTGCTCATCTCCCATTACCATGCCGATCATGTGGCGGATATCGGCGTGCTGCAGTATGCGATCCAAATCCAAAACCTGGTCACAGGCACCGATAAAAATTTGCCGATCTACGGGCATACGCTGGATCCGGACGGTTTCGCCAAACTGACATGGAAAGGGGCGACGACGGGCGTCGCCTATGAAAAAGGACAAGAACTTCGTATCGGTCCCTTTTCGATCGCCATGCTGGAAACGATCCATCCCGTTCCGTGTTTCGCCTTCCGCATCGAAGCCGACGGGGAAGTCTTCGCCTACACCGCCGACAGCGCCTATAAGGAAGAATTTGCCGACCTGGCCAAGGGGGCGGATTTGTTCCTGTGCGAATGCAATTTTTATGAGCATATGGACGGGAAGGCGGCCGGCCATATGAACAGCAGGGAAGCGGGCACCCTCGCGGAAAAAGCCGGGGTGAAGGAACTGATGCTGACCCATCTTCCCCATTTCGGCGATGTGGAACAGCTGGCGGAAGAAGCGAAGAAATACTTTAACGGCCCCGTTCAATTGGCCAAATCGGGACTTATTTGGAAAAAAGGTTGA
- the yhfH gene encoding protein YhfH, whose product MLISIVEFFRNLPAKTCAGCGKEIEEQHECYVDLCHQCMGMTERD is encoded by the coding sequence ATGTTGATTAGCATCGTGGAGTTTTTCCGGAACCTGCCGGCAAAAACATGCGCCGGCTGCGGAAAGGAGATCGAAGAACAACATGAGTGTTACGTCGATCTTTGCCACCAATGCATGGGAATGACCGAACGGGATTAA
- a CDS encoding 2,3-butanediol dehydrogenase, with amino-acid sequence MKAAVWHQAKDIRVEEVQEPKAGKGQVKIKVKWAGICGSDLHEYAAGPIFVPVHEPHPVSKDMAPIIMGHEFSGEVVEVGEGVTKVQVGDPVVVEPILRCGECPACKSGKYNLCEKLGFHGLSGGGGGFSEYTVVDEVMVHKMPEGLSYEQGALVEPAAVALHAVRVSKFKAGDKAAVFGTGPIGLLLIEALKAAGASEIYAIEVSKERLKKAEELGATAVINPMETDPVETLVKFTGGGVDVAFEVTGVPAVLQQAIDSTAFEGETVIVSIWEKPANILPNNVVLKERNVKGTIAYRDIFPAVMELMKRGYFQAEKLVTKRIALDQIVTEGFEALLKEKNQVKILVKPE; translated from the coding sequence ATGAAAGCTGCCGTATGGCATCAAGCGAAAGACATCCGTGTCGAAGAGGTGCAAGAACCGAAAGCGGGAAAAGGACAAGTAAAAATAAAAGTGAAGTGGGCGGGGATCTGCGGGAGCGATCTTCACGAATACGCCGCAGGGCCGATCTTCGTGCCTGTCCATGAACCCCATCCCGTCAGCAAAGACATGGCGCCCATCATTATGGGTCATGAGTTCAGCGGCGAAGTGGTCGAAGTCGGCGAAGGAGTCACGAAGGTTCAAGTGGGGGACCCGGTCGTCGTGGAACCGATCCTCCGCTGCGGCGAATGTCCGGCATGTAAAAGCGGGAAGTATAATCTTTGCGAGAAATTAGGTTTCCACGGCCTGTCCGGAGGAGGCGGCGGTTTTTCCGAATATACGGTTGTCGATGAAGTCATGGTCCACAAAATGCCGGAAGGGCTCTCCTACGAACAAGGCGCCCTCGTCGAACCGGCGGCCGTTGCCCTGCATGCCGTCCGGGTAAGCAAATTCAAAGCGGGGGACAAAGCCGCGGTTTTTGGAACCGGACCGATCGGCCTCCTGTTGATCGAGGCGTTAAAAGCGGCCGGCGCTTCGGAAATCTATGCGATTGAAGTTTCCAAAGAGCGGCTGAAAAAAGCGGAAGAACTCGGTGCGACCGCCGTCATCAATCCGATGGAAACGGATCCCGTTGAAACCCTCGTCAAATTCACGGGCGGCGGCGTCGACGTCGCTTTCGAAGTGACGGGAGTCCCCGCCGTATTGCAACAGGCGATCGACAGCACCGCCTTTGAAGGGGAAACGGTAATCGTAAGCATTTGGGAAAAACCCGCGAATATCCTGCCGAACAACGTCGTTTTAAAAGAAAGGAACGTCAAAGGGACGATCGCCTACCGGGATATTTTCCCGGCGGTTATGGAACTGATGAAACGGGGCTATTTCCAAGCGGAAAAACTGGTCACAAAACGCATCGCTCTCGATCAAATCGTAACGGAAGGCTTTGAAGCGCTGCTGAAAGAAAAAAACCAGGTCAAGATCTTGGTCAAGCCGGAATAA